In a genomic window of Myxococcus fulvus:
- a CDS encoding helix-turn-helix domain-containing protein, producing MLASMKTSRAERAEVLGAALKAARQAKGFGMEEVAERLEMPVEVLSRVERGVMVPTISTLVRLCIILRLDPDNLPEELPEMSD from the coding sequence ATGCTCGCGTCCATGAAGACGAGTCGCGCGGAAAGGGCCGAGGTGCTCGGGGCGGCACTGAAGGCCGCCCGCCAGGCAAAGGGGTTCGGCATGGAGGAAGTCGCCGAGCGCCTGGAGATGCCCGTGGAGGTTCTTTCCCGAGTGGAACGCGGGGTGATGGTGCCCACCATCTCCACCCTGGTACGGCTGTGCATCATCCTCCGGTTGGATCCGGACAATCTGCCGGAGGAGCTGCCGGAGATGAGTGACTGA
- a CDS encoding serine/threonine-protein kinase — MRCPACHRRVVERCPLHPTAELPPRAPPAPPSDVPGYQRGVSVGRGGFGRVLAARRESDGRPVALKVLEPLAVERLARELEALRRIGPPVTPELLGEARTLAGEPVVVMELIAGQTLAQRLAEQPRSGAMSWAEARPVMIALARALARVHAASVVHRDLKPENIMLSGERLVLVDFGLARLSAERDEAPAPTVTRTGQRLGTPEYMAPEQCLDARAIDARADLYGLGVVYFELLCGRPPFVGDTASVLQAHVARRPPVLSKLTPWEVPLEAEVLVSRLLAKAPEERGPGAADVADALEAVVRTGASARPQVSATQSADGADALEAMPRMATSSSPQVSVPQSADGGVLGASAPVPETSEPRTVATTRESSPPLTQASAQQTRDVALLGIKTPLDVPTLRGLLTSTGAELARMEPGLAIFAFPHAPQVESGLRTALKVAEALASQLPPGSMRVVHQARIRVRERGGRWVLGGVALEQVGRWWPEPATPSDTLLLTSGAREQLGALEPGGTPTPSDLAPLPIATLKGRDAELDWLRAGIAKVRTQRSPMLLTLLGDEGLGKTRLLTDLRGELLTEDALSTLLVGAQRDEGSASESGLGHLIATLLGLPPTTSSDEGVRRLIESTNATLDLANAHPAARRQHLARALASHLRRRAEERPLVLLVDDAETLDPTALDALELATLSGLTSPLCIVLTGRRRLLELRPYLGERAADSARRTLAPLDDEAASHVLRQLLSPVDVPAESMLRELVERCGGSPLRLVETVRALRAAGAIRTRAGGGGYLAAEALDALAVESPDERVAERGLLALPSGLRALLQVAAVLGEDVRWEELSATLTRLDGSEALDLSLDPGVGLERLARLGMLEPRGLRRWRFEHTLLREAFAARLPGALRRRICAAALESLPDAPLPRRARWAEGAGETLLALDLHHALAESSRRGHRLLDAERHFSAALECAPREHDVRRLELLSGRGRVRYRLQRIDDALEDLREARRIAVSRGAVLREADLLLEEATALDWRDDTDESTALQEQALQLLGEPVPSELAARHALAKARVFVRREDITGAIPPLEEAVTLARSTRDEETEAIALAMLGAMLGWTGQLDDAERRFDEAIALCESTGDTLHLGVALNNRLVLHVQRRDVAGARTDLERAVSLGRELGNVQIERTSAFNLAVLLGYQGLAEEALPLARRAGVLSQRCFPHSMAQDALLVARLCCELGDLSEATKQLAWLDEQSSQVRLTSADQLMGEVVRRVVAESSASVPYSREHWEAQVEASRTRMPPDERMEVLVWAARAARAAGDDEALSARVAEVEQTAHEAPLWTSRVRGLESAVKGQWPDGAPVSTRAKTGA, encoded by the coding sequence ATGCGCTGTCCCGCCTGTCATCGTCGTGTGGTGGAGCGCTGTCCCCTCCACCCCACGGCCGAGCTCCCACCGAGAGCCCCCCCGGCGCCCCCTTCGGACGTCCCGGGATACCAGCGGGGTGTCTCCGTGGGACGAGGCGGCTTCGGGCGTGTGCTCGCCGCGCGACGGGAGTCCGATGGCCGACCCGTGGCCCTCAAGGTGCTGGAGCCGCTCGCCGTGGAGCGACTGGCGCGGGAGCTGGAGGCGCTGCGACGCATCGGCCCGCCCGTGACGCCGGAGTTGTTGGGAGAGGCCCGCACGCTGGCGGGTGAGCCGGTGGTGGTGATGGAGCTGATCGCCGGGCAGACACTCGCGCAGCGGTTGGCGGAGCAGCCCCGGTCGGGCGCGATGTCTTGGGCCGAGGCGAGGCCGGTGATGATCGCCCTGGCGCGCGCGCTGGCGCGGGTGCATGCCGCGTCGGTGGTGCACCGCGACCTCAAGCCGGAGAACATCATGCTCTCCGGAGAGCGGCTCGTCCTGGTGGACTTCGGATTGGCGCGCCTGAGCGCGGAGCGGGACGAAGCACCCGCGCCGACGGTGACAAGGACCGGGCAGCGACTGGGCACGCCCGAGTACATGGCGCCGGAGCAGTGCCTCGACGCGCGAGCCATCGATGCGCGTGCGGACCTTTATGGGTTGGGCGTCGTCTACTTCGAGCTGCTGTGTGGGCGTCCGCCGTTCGTGGGAGACACCGCGTCGGTGCTCCAGGCGCATGTCGCCCGGCGGCCACCGGTGCTCTCGAAGCTGACGCCGTGGGAGGTGCCGCTCGAGGCGGAAGTTCTGGTGTCCCGCTTGCTGGCGAAGGCCCCCGAGGAGCGTGGGCCCGGCGCGGCGGACGTGGCGGATGCGCTCGAAGCAGTGGTCCGGACGGGGGCCTCCGCGCGGCCACAGGTCAGCGCGACGCAAAGCGCGGACGGGGCGGATGCGCTCGAAGCCATGCCCCGGATGGCGACCTCCTCCTCGCCACAGGTCAGCGTGCCACAAAGCGCGGACGGGGGTGTGCTGGGGGCCTCCGCACCAGTGCCGGAGACGTCCGAACCGCGCACGGTCGCCACGACGCGTGAGAGCTCCCCTCCCCTTACACAGGCCTCGGCACAACAAACCAGGGACGTCGCCCTGCTGGGCATCAAGACTCCGCTCGATGTCCCCACACTCCGGGGACTCCTCACGAGCACCGGCGCGGAGCTGGCGCGCATGGAGCCGGGGCTCGCCATCTTCGCGTTTCCCCATGCGCCCCAAGTCGAGTCGGGTCTGCGCACCGCGCTCAAGGTCGCGGAGGCTCTGGCAAGCCAGCTTCCTCCCGGCTCGATGCGCGTCGTGCACCAGGCGCGGATCCGCGTGCGCGAGCGAGGTGGCCGATGGGTCCTCGGTGGCGTCGCGCTCGAACAGGTAGGCAGGTGGTGGCCCGAACCCGCGACCCCATCCGACACGCTCCTGCTGACGTCCGGAGCGCGTGAACAACTCGGAGCACTCGAGCCTGGCGGCACACCCACACCATCGGACCTCGCACCTCTCCCCATCGCAACCCTGAAGGGCCGCGACGCTGAGCTGGACTGGCTGCGCGCGGGCATCGCGAAGGTGCGCACACAGCGCTCGCCGATGTTGCTGACCCTGCTGGGCGACGAAGGGCTCGGCAAGACGCGGCTGTTGACCGACCTCCGCGGTGAGCTGCTGACAGAAGACGCCCTGTCCACGCTGCTGGTGGGAGCGCAGCGGGACGAGGGCAGCGCCTCCGAGAGTGGCTTGGGCCACCTCATCGCAACCCTCCTCGGCCTGCCACCGACCACGTCTTCCGACGAAGGAGTGCGGCGACTCATCGAGAGCACGAACGCGACGCTGGACCTCGCGAACGCGCATCCGGCGGCGCGCCGACAGCACCTTGCACGAGCGCTCGCGTCGCACCTGCGCCGCCGTGCCGAGGAGCGCCCCCTGGTGCTGCTCGTGGACGATGCGGAGACGCTGGACCCCACCGCGCTCGACGCGCTGGAGCTGGCCACGCTCTCCGGCCTCACCTCGCCGCTGTGCATCGTCCTCACCGGACGCCGTCGCCTCCTGGAGCTGCGCCCGTACCTCGGCGAGCGCGCGGCGGACAGCGCCCGACGCACGCTCGCGCCCCTCGATGATGAGGCCGCGAGCCATGTGCTGCGACAGCTCCTGAGTCCCGTGGACGTGCCCGCGGAGAGCATGCTCCGTGAGCTGGTGGAGCGCTGTGGAGGCTCGCCGCTGCGCCTGGTGGAGACGGTCCGCGCGCTGAGGGCCGCCGGTGCCATCCGGACCCGCGCTGGTGGAGGGGGTTACCTCGCGGCGGAGGCCCTGGATGCCCTGGCCGTGGAGAGCCCGGACGAGCGCGTGGCGGAGCGCGGCCTCCTGGCCCTGCCCTCCGGACTGCGCGCGTTGCTCCAGGTGGCGGCCGTGCTCGGCGAGGACGTTCGGTGGGAGGAGCTGTCGGCCACGCTCACCCGACTCGACGGAAGCGAGGCGCTGGACCTCTCCCTGGACCCGGGCGTCGGACTGGAACGACTGGCGCGGCTCGGGATGCTGGAGCCCCGAGGCCTCCGACGCTGGCGCTTCGAGCACACCCTGTTGCGCGAGGCCTTCGCCGCGAGGCTGCCTGGAGCGCTCCGTCGCCGCATCTGCGCCGCCGCCCTGGAGTCCCTGCCCGACGCCCCCTTGCCCCGGCGCGCCCGATGGGCCGAGGGCGCGGGCGAGACACTGCTGGCGCTCGACCTCCACCACGCGCTGGCGGAGTCGAGCCGCCGTGGACACCGGCTGCTCGATGCCGAGCGGCACTTCTCCGCCGCGTTGGAGTGCGCGCCTCGCGAGCACGACGTGCGTCGCTTGGAGCTGCTGTCGGGCCGGGGCCGCGTCCGCTACCGACTCCAGCGCATCGACGACGCGCTCGAGGACCTGCGCGAGGCGCGGCGCATCGCCGTCTCGCGAGGCGCCGTGCTGCGCGAAGCGGACCTGCTCCTGGAGGAGGCCACCGCGCTCGACTGGCGGGACGACACGGACGAGTCCACCGCCCTGCAGGAACAAGCGCTCCAGTTGCTCGGAGAGCCCGTCCCCTCCGAGCTGGCCGCGCGCCACGCCTTGGCCAAGGCGCGCGTCTTCGTGCGCCGGGAGGACATCACGGGAGCCATCCCGCCGCTCGAAGAAGCCGTGACGCTGGCACGTTCGACGCGCGACGAGGAGACGGAGGCCATCGCCCTGGCCATGCTCGGCGCGATGCTGGGCTGGACAGGGCAGCTCGACGACGCCGAGCGCCGCTTCGACGAGGCCATCGCGCTGTGCGAGTCCACCGGAGACACGCTGCACCTGGGCGTCGCGCTCAACAACCGACTGGTGCTCCACGTCCAGCGTCGAGACGTGGCCGGGGCGCGCACGGACCTGGAGCGCGCGGTGAGCCTGGGACGTGAGCTCGGCAACGTGCAGATAGAGCGCACCTCCGCGTTCAACCTCGCCGTGCTCCTCGGCTACCAGGGGCTCGCGGAAGAAGCCCTGCCGCTGGCCAGACGCGCGGGAGTGCTCAGCCAGCGCTGCTTCCCCCACTCCATGGCGCAGGATGCGCTGCTCGTGGCGCGCTTGTGCTGCGAGCTGGGCGACCTGTCCGAGGCCACGAAGCAGCTCGCGTGGCTCGATGAACAGTCCTCGCAAGTGCGCCTCACGTCGGCGGACCAGCTCATGGGCGAGGTGGTGCGACGCGTGGTCGCGGAGTCTTCGGCCTCAGTGCCCTACTCCCGCGAGCACTGGGAGGCGCAGGTGGAGGCCTCGCGAACACGGATGCCCCCTGATGAACGGATGGAGGTCCTCGTCTGGGCGGCGCGAGCTGCCCGCGCCGCGGGCGACGACGAAGCGCTGAGTGCCCGGGTGGCCGAGGTGGAGCAGACCGCGCACGAGGCTCCGCTCTGGACCTCGCGCGTGCGAGGACTCGAGTCGGCCGTGAAAGGCCAGTGGCCGGATGGCGCTCCCGTGAGCACGCGTGCCAAGACAGGAGCATAG
- a CDS encoding serine/threonine-protein kinase, with product MSEWDKREGNTQVALYGDELEPGALVGAWMVERRVHSGITASLYRAIHLDTRTPAAVKVVRAHLNHVSEVLLRFKQEADTLQALDHPHIVRVLEYGELRDGRPWLAMEWLEGESLDRWLSQRGPFSLAEAHTVMEELGSALAAAHGQGILHRDLKAQNVMFLPRPAGFTVKLVDFGIAKVAPLSGGTALTTAGAVLGTPVAMAPEQILGQPVDARTDLYALGVLLYQLLVGRLPFDGASAVEVEEQHLHAPPPRLSEHVRVPAALEAVVSRCLAKKPEERWPEVTSFLVALRAALTASSESNSWASALYLDLRFAASDVDPTDEALDARDAALDAGRELLEAEGWTLALEGGNALLAWRALSDDASARTLEQQGCRQLAERLLAHVLEFAGTELETRVYLHAEPGALSTDARGERQLAGSPMARLEGWTTGGVPGQVTEHAAR from the coding sequence ATGAGTGAGTGGGACAAGCGCGAGGGCAACACCCAGGTCGCCCTGTATGGCGACGAGCTGGAGCCCGGAGCCCTCGTCGGCGCGTGGATGGTGGAGCGCCGGGTCCACTCCGGCATCACCGCGTCGCTCTATCGCGCCATCCACCTGGACACGCGGACTCCCGCCGCCGTGAAGGTCGTGCGGGCCCACCTCAACCACGTCAGCGAGGTCCTCCTGCGCTTCAAGCAGGAGGCGGACACGCTCCAGGCGCTCGACCATCCCCACATCGTCCGCGTGCTGGAGTACGGGGAGCTGCGCGACGGAAGGCCCTGGCTCGCCATGGAGTGGCTGGAGGGAGAGAGCCTGGACCGGTGGCTCTCCCAGCGAGGGCCCTTCTCGCTCGCCGAGGCCCACACGGTGATGGAGGAGCTGGGGAGCGCGCTCGCGGCGGCGCACGGGCAGGGCATCCTGCACCGCGACCTGAAGGCCCAGAACGTGATGTTCCTGCCGAGACCCGCGGGCTTCACGGTGAAGCTGGTGGACTTCGGCATCGCCAAGGTGGCGCCCCTGTCGGGTGGCACGGCGCTGACCACCGCGGGCGCGGTGCTCGGAACCCCGGTGGCCATGGCACCGGAGCAGATCCTCGGCCAGCCCGTCGACGCGCGCACGGACCTGTACGCGCTGGGCGTGCTGCTCTACCAGTTGCTCGTGGGACGACTTCCGTTCGACGGAGCGAGCGCGGTGGAGGTCGAGGAGCAACACCTGCACGCGCCTCCGCCCCGCTTGAGCGAACACGTCCGAGTGCCCGCGGCGTTGGAGGCGGTGGTCTCGCGCTGTCTGGCCAAGAAGCCCGAGGAGCGTTGGCCGGAGGTGACGAGCTTCCTCGTGGCGCTGCGCGCGGCGCTCACCGCGTCCTCCGAGTCCAACTCATGGGCCTCCGCGCTGTACCTGGACCTGCGCTTCGCGGCCTCGGACGTGGACCCGACGGACGAGGCGCTCGACGCGAGGGACGCCGCGCTCGACGCGGGCCGTGAGCTGTTGGAGGCCGAGGGGTGGACCCTGGCGCTGGAGGGAGGCAATGCTCTGCTCGCCTGGCGCGCGCTGTCCGACGACGCGTCAGCGCGGACGCTGGAGCAACAAGGTTGCCGGCAGCTCGCCGAACGGCTCCTCGCGCATGTCCTGGAGTTCGCGGGGACGGAGCTCGAGACGCGCGTGTACCTGCACGCCGAGCCCGGGGCGCTCTCGACGGATGCACGAGGCGAAAGGCAGCTCGCGGGAAGCCCGATGGCCCGGCTGGAGGGATGGACCACCGGTGGCGTGCCCGGCCAGGTGACCGAGCACGCGGCGCGCTAG
- a CDS encoding sigma 54-interacting transcriptional regulator, producing MSTSERTPGADRLPSKGEDAQQTRPTGTGRPGFTGAVRRFRVTLLEGPQPGVYKDSNADTFSIGSHGLNDFVIDEPTVSRFHCEVRIDRDGARVRDLDSLNGTVLDGVHVREAYLRGGSVLRLGRVSVRFDFSAESNRLLISERTSFGELVGTSIVSRASFALMERAAASDATVLLEGETGTGKSRAALAIHRAGSRAAGPFLTVDCGAIPGNLLESELFGHEKGSFTGALQRRIGAFEEADGGTIFLDEVGELPAELQPKLLRVLEQREIRRLGANTYQPVNVRVIAATHRDLRAEVNASRFRPDLFFRLAVVRILIPSLRERPEDIPAIAERILAGFGAAPEQVSALNTPEFINQLQHAAWPGNVRELRNHLERCLVFQDALPPETETVGTQGVMGSLVDPKQPYADARRRALEIFEREYLDALMQLHNGKVSQAATAAEMDRVYLYRLLRKRGLRT from the coding sequence ATGAGTACCTCCGAGCGTACCCCCGGGGCAGACCGCTTACCCTCCAAGGGCGAGGACGCCCAGCAGACCCGACCCACGGGTACCGGACGCCCCGGCTTCACGGGCGCCGTCCGCCGCTTCCGGGTCACGCTCCTGGAAGGCCCCCAGCCCGGCGTCTACAAGGACTCCAACGCGGACACCTTCTCCATCGGCTCCCACGGGCTCAACGACTTCGTCATCGACGAGCCCACCGTCTCGCGCTTCCACTGTGAGGTGCGCATCGACCGCGATGGCGCTCGGGTGAGGGACCTCGACAGCCTCAATGGGACGGTGCTCGACGGTGTCCACGTGCGTGAGGCCTACCTGCGCGGCGGCAGCGTGCTGCGCCTGGGCCGCGTCAGCGTGCGCTTCGACTTCAGCGCGGAGAGCAACCGGCTCCTGATCTCCGAGCGCACCTCGTTCGGTGAGCTGGTGGGCACCTCCATCGTCTCGCGCGCCAGCTTCGCGCTCATGGAGCGCGCCGCGGCCAGTGACGCCACCGTGCTCCTGGAAGGTGAGACGGGCACTGGCAAGAGTCGCGCCGCGCTGGCCATCCACCGCGCGGGCTCGCGTGCCGCGGGTCCCTTCCTCACGGTCGACTGCGGGGCCATCCCCGGCAATCTGCTGGAGAGCGAGCTGTTCGGTCACGAGAAGGGCTCGTTCACCGGAGCGCTCCAGCGGCGCATCGGCGCCTTCGAGGAGGCCGACGGCGGCACCATCTTCCTCGACGAGGTGGGCGAGCTGCCCGCGGAGCTCCAACCCAAGCTCCTGCGCGTGCTGGAGCAGCGCGAGATCCGCCGGTTGGGCGCGAACACGTATCAGCCCGTCAACGTGCGGGTCATCGCGGCGACCCATCGGGATTTGCGCGCGGAGGTGAACGCGAGCCGCTTCCGGCCTGACCTCTTCTTCCGTCTCGCGGTGGTGCGCATCCTCATCCCCTCGCTGCGCGAGCGCCCCGAGGACATCCCCGCCATCGCCGAGCGCATCCTCGCGGGCTTCGGCGCCGCGCCCGAGCAGGTCTCCGCGCTCAACACCCCCGAGTTCATCAACCAGCTCCAGCACGCCGCGTGGCCCGGCAACGTGCGCGAGCTGCGCAACCACCTGGAGCGTTGCCTCGTGTTCCAGGACGCGCTGCCGCCCGAGACCGAGACGGTGGGCACCCAGGGTGTCATGGGGAGTCTGGTGGACCCGAAGCAGCCCTACGCGGATGCACGTCGCAGGGCGCTCGAGATCTTCGAGCGTGAGTACCTGGACGCGCTGATGCAGCTTCACAACGGCAAGGTGTCCCAGGCCGCCACCGCGGCGGAGATGGACCGCGTGTACCTCTACCGGCTGCTGCGCAAGCGTGGCCTGCGGACGTAG
- a CDS encoding MBL fold metallo-hydrolase RNA specificity domain-containing protein produces MASLHFLGAAGTVTGSKFLLEHDGQQVLVDCGLFQGQKELRQRNWQPLPLPARELDAIVLTHAHIDHTGGLPRVIREGYDGPIYSTPGTRDLTALLLPDSAYLHEEEARYANKEGYSKHHPALPLYTVPDAERSVGMIETFGYERPKEILPGITLTFYRAGHILGSAVCVFDLKSTRQRVVFSGDLGRYQAPILRDPQSVDSATTLVVESTYGDRQHREQKPMEALRDAVKGAFDRGGVVVIPAFAVGRTQELLFHLRNLEEAKQIPVVDVFVDSPMACDATPVYLAHPEEHDLVMKSLVERGASPLATQKTRFVTSAQESKRLNMHEGPAIIISASGMATGGRVLHHLKHRLPDPRNTVLFVGYQSVGSRGRKLLDGEKECRIHGQVVPVGAEIRTVSGFSAHADWTETMRWMEGFDSPPRQTLLVHGEPDALEGLRRRVQSKGWKAYVPGYLEKVELELAA; encoded by the coding sequence ATGGCCTCCCTCCATTTCCTCGGCGCCGCCGGAACCGTGACGGGTTCCAAGTTCCTCCTCGAGCATGACGGGCAGCAGGTGCTCGTGGACTGTGGGCTCTTCCAGGGACAAAAGGAGCTGCGACAGCGCAACTGGCAACCGCTCCCGCTGCCCGCGCGCGAGCTGGACGCCATCGTGCTCACGCATGCGCATATCGACCACACGGGTGGGCTGCCGCGCGTGATTCGCGAGGGCTACGACGGCCCCATCTACAGCACGCCCGGCACCCGGGATTTGACGGCCCTGCTGCTGCCGGACTCGGCGTACCTGCACGAGGAGGAGGCGCGCTACGCCAACAAGGAGGGCTACTCCAAGCACCACCCCGCCCTGCCCCTCTACACGGTGCCGGACGCCGAGCGCTCGGTGGGGATGATCGAGACCTTCGGCTACGAGCGGCCGAAGGAGATCCTCCCCGGCATCACCCTGACCTTCTATCGTGCGGGCCACATCCTCGGCTCGGCCGTCTGTGTGTTCGATTTGAAGAGCACGCGTCAGCGCGTGGTCTTCAGTGGAGACCTGGGTCGCTATCAGGCGCCCATCTTGAGGGACCCGCAGAGCGTGGACTCGGCGACGACGCTGGTGGTCGAGAGCACATATGGGGACCGGCAGCACCGCGAGCAGAAGCCGATGGAGGCGCTGCGAGACGCGGTGAAGGGTGCGTTCGACCGTGGGGGCGTGGTGGTGATTCCCGCATTCGCGGTGGGGCGTACGCAGGAGCTGCTCTTCCACCTGCGCAACCTGGAGGAGGCGAAGCAGATCCCGGTGGTGGACGTGTTCGTGGACTCGCCGATGGCGTGTGACGCGACGCCCGTGTACCTGGCGCACCCGGAGGAGCACGACCTGGTGATGAAGTCGCTGGTGGAGCGTGGGGCATCACCGCTGGCGACGCAGAAGACGCGCTTCGTCACGTCGGCGCAGGAGAGCAAGCGGCTGAACATGCACGAAGGGCCGGCCATCATCATCTCCGCGTCCGGCATGGCGACAGGAGGCCGCGTGCTGCACCACCTGAAGCACCGGTTGCCGGACCCGCGCAACACGGTGTTGTTCGTGGGCTACCAGTCCGTGGGCTCGCGTGGGCGCAAGTTGCTGGATGGGGAGAAGGAGTGCCGCATCCACGGGCAGGTGGTGCCGGTGGGCGCGGAGATTCGGACGGTGAGCGGGTTCTCCGCGCACGCGGACTGGACGGAGACGATGCGCTGGATGGAGGGCTTCGATTCGCCGCCGCGACAGACGCTGCTGGTGCACGGCGAGCCGGACGCGCTGGAGGGGCTCCGGCGGCGGGTGCAGTCGAAGGGATGGAAGGCGTACGTGCCGGGCTACCTGGAGAAGGTCGAGCTGGAGCTGGCGGCCTGA
- a CDS encoding FdhF/YdeP family oxidoreductase, giving the protein MAETQRDDEDTRSDQGAALARPLPPVQPPDEPRPPLVSLPPTVAGGVPAIVSSMKHAWGEMGPVRGTFLLHKVNQKDGFDCPGCAWPDPGHRSVAEFCENGAKAVAEEGTKERVTPDFFRQWSVAELCAQSDHWLGKQGRLTHPMVLREDATHYTPISWDEAFALVAEELNALESPDAACFYTSGRTSNEAAFLYQLFVRQFGTNNLPDCSNMCHESSGTGLGETIGIGKGTVTLEDFEQAQAVFVIGQNPGTNHPRMLSTLQAAARRGCEIVSINPLPEAGLNRFRHPQEVFQLLGPGTALNSQFLQVRINGDVALLQGLGKALLEMEAERPGTVVARGFIEDKTLGFDAYARNVSAVSWDAVVARSGVPRARIQAAAELLARSERIIFCWAMGLTQHRNAVANIQEIVNLALLRGSIGKPGAGLCPVRGHSNVQGDRTMGIWERPKPEFLDALARELDFEPPRHHGKDVVDTLHGMHEGQVRVFFALGGNFLSATPDTEFTARALRRTRLTVHVSTKLNRAHLVHGRRALILPCLGRTERDVQAGGPQFVTVENSMGVVHATRGAVAPASEHLLSEPMLVARLATAVLGSRSKVPWMSLVEDYSRVRDLIARVIPGFGDFNRRVQEPGGFYLPNGPREGRFTTASGKAHFTVHTIPGEELEPGQLMMMTLRTHDQFNTTVYGLDDRYRGIKGGRRVVLMHPKDIQERGLAEGQVVDLTSHFRGETRVARRFVVVPYNIPRRCAATYFPETNVLVPVDSFAEKSRTPASKSVVITVAPSVGAPSLVEGSTS; this is encoded by the coding sequence ATGGCCGAGACACAGCGGGACGACGAGGACACCCGGAGCGACCAGGGCGCGGCGCTGGCCCGGCCCCTGCCTCCGGTCCAGCCGCCCGACGAGCCGAGGCCTCCCCTGGTCAGTCTCCCTCCCACCGTCGCGGGTGGCGTGCCCGCCATCGTCTCCTCGATGAAGCACGCGTGGGGCGAGATGGGCCCGGTGCGCGGCACATTCCTCCTGCACAAGGTGAATCAGAAGGACGGCTTCGACTGTCCGGGCTGCGCGTGGCCGGACCCGGGCCATCGCTCGGTGGCGGAGTTCTGCGAGAACGGCGCGAAGGCGGTGGCGGAGGAGGGCACGAAGGAGCGCGTGACGCCCGACTTCTTCCGGCAGTGGAGCGTCGCGGAGCTGTGCGCGCAGTCGGACCACTGGCTGGGCAAGCAGGGGCGACTGACGCACCCGATGGTGCTGCGCGAGGACGCCACGCACTACACGCCCATCTCCTGGGATGAGGCCTTCGCGCTCGTGGCCGAGGAGCTCAACGCGCTGGAGTCGCCCGACGCGGCGTGCTTCTACACCTCCGGGCGCACGAGCAACGAAGCGGCGTTCCTGTACCAGTTGTTCGTGCGGCAGTTCGGGACGAACAACCTGCCGGACTGCTCGAACATGTGTCACGAGTCCAGCGGCACGGGGCTCGGCGAGACGATTGGCATCGGCAAGGGCACCGTCACGCTGGAGGACTTCGAGCAGGCGCAGGCGGTCTTCGTCATCGGACAGAACCCGGGCACCAACCACCCGCGCATGCTCTCCACGCTCCAGGCCGCCGCGCGCCGGGGCTGCGAAATCGTCAGCATCAACCCGCTGCCCGAGGCGGGGCTCAATCGCTTCCGACATCCGCAGGAGGTGTTCCAGTTGTTGGGCCCGGGAACGGCGCTCAACAGCCAGTTCCTCCAGGTGCGCATCAACGGGGACGTGGCGCTGTTGCAGGGGTTGGGCAAGGCGCTGCTGGAGATGGAGGCCGAGCGGCCCGGCACGGTGGTGGCGCGCGGGTTCATCGAGGACAAGACGCTCGGGTTCGACGCGTACGCGCGCAACGTGAGCGCGGTGAGCTGGGATGCCGTGGTGGCGCGCAGCGGGGTGCCGCGCGCGCGGATTCAGGCGGCCGCGGAGCTATTGGCCCGCTCCGAGCGCATCATCTTCTGCTGGGCCATGGGCCTGACGCAGCACCGCAACGCGGTGGCGAACATCCAGGAGATCGTCAACCTGGCGCTCCTGCGCGGCAGCATCGGCAAGCCGGGCGCGGGCCTGTGTCCGGTGCGCGGGCACAGCAACGTGCAGGGCGACCGGACCATGGGCATCTGGGAGCGGCCGAAGCCCGAGTTCCTGGACGCGCTCGCGCGGGAGCTCGACTTCGAGCCTCCCCGGCACCATGGCAAGGACGTGGTGGACACGCTCCACGGCATGCACGAGGGACAGGTCCGGGTGTTCTTCGCGCTCGGGGGCAACTTCCTGTCGGCCACGCCGGACACGGAGTTCACCGCGCGGGCCCTGCGGCGCACGCGGCTCACGGTGCATGTGTCCACCAAGCTCAACCGCGCGCACCTGGTCCACGGGCGGCGGGCCCTCATCCTCCCGTGCCTGGGGCGCACGGAGCGGGACGTGCAGGCGGGTGGGCCTCAGTTCGTCACGGTGGAGAACTCGATGGGCGTGGTGCACGCCACGCGCGGCGCGGTGGCTCCGGCCTCCGAGCATCTGCTCAGCGAGCCGATGCTCGTCGCGCGGCTGGCCACGGCGGTGCTGGGCTCGCGCTCGAAGGTGCCGTGGATGTCGCTGGTGGAGGACTACTCGCGGGTGCGGGACTTGATTGCCCGGGTCATCCCGGGCTTCGGGGACTTCAATCGGCGCGTCCAGGAGCCGGGCGGGTTCTACCTGCCGAACGGGCCTCGGGAAGGGCGCTTCACCACGGCGAGTGGGAAGGCGCACTTCACGGTGCACACCATTCCGGGCGAGGAGTTGGAGCCCGGGCAGTTGATGATGATGACGCTGCGAACGCATGACCAGTTCAACACCACGGTGTATGGATTGGATGACCGCTACCGCGGCATCAAGGGGGGTCGGCGCGTGGTGTTGATGCATCCCAAGGACATCCAGGAGCGCGGGCTCGCCGAGGGCCAGGTGGTGGACCTGACGAGCCACTTCCGGGGAGAGACGCGGGTGGCGCGGCGGTTCGTGGTGGTGCCGTACAACATCCCCCGGCGGTGCGCGGCGACGTACTTCCCGGAGACCAACGTGCTGGTGCCGGTGGACAGCTTCGCGGAGAAGAGCCGCACGCCGGCCTCGAAGTCCGTGGTCATCACCGTGGCGCCGTCGGTCGGGGCGCCTTCCCTCGTCGAGGGTTCGACTTCATGA